The Fortiea contorta PCC 7126 genome has a segment encoding these proteins:
- the bchH gene encoding magnesium chelatase subunit H: MKRIVLIAGFESFNTELYRKAAFLANSRCPELDIRVFSDRNITTTPQEVAAALESADVFFGSLLFDYDQVLWLRDRITQIPIRLVFESALELMSLTKLGNFAIGDKPKGMPKPVKFILDKFSNGREEDKLAGYISFLKIGPKLLKYIPVQKVQDLRNWLIIYGYWNAGGPENVASLFWTLAEKYLDLKVGDIPQPIETPNMGLLHPDYPGFFESPRQYQQWYQKRIATQKDENSSHPPVVGILLYRKHVITKQPYIPQLIKRFEQAGLIPVPIFINGVEGHVAVRDWMTTDYETQQRQQGNIETPSLSTEAVKVDAIISTIGFPLVGGPAGSMEAGRQVEVAKRILTAKNVPYFVAAPLLIQDIHSWTRQGIGGLQSVVLYALPELDGAIDTVPLGGLVGENIYIIPERVERLIGRVKSWVALRQKPLSQRKIAIILYGFPPGYGAVGTAALLNVPRSLLKFLHALQAQGYTVGDLPEDGEELISWVKVADESYPINVETENFPSPHTKNTVNTKTLEKWLGYLRTSRIEKQWKSLTGSGIKTYGDELQIGGLQLGNVWIGVQPPLGIQGDPMRLMFERDLTPHPQYAAFYKWLQNEFQADAVVHFGMHGTVEWLPGSPLGNTGYSWSDILLGNLPNLYIYAANNPSESILAKRRGYGVLISHNVPPYGRAGLYKELISLRDLISEYREDKEKNYLLKTAICQKIVDTGLETDCPFDDAKRLGIAFSPENMQMFSNHAFDDYLVTLFTYLQILENRLFSSGLHTLGEPPNEEELASYLTAYFGDKQADNKEAKQIADLLMQTTDELTNLLRGLNGEFIAPTPGGDLLRDGSGVLPTGRNIHALDPYRMPSPAAYERGREIAQKIITQHLQEHGNYPETVAVMLWGLDTIKTKGESLGILLELVGAEPIKEGTGRIVRYELKSLSDIGHPRIDVLANLSGIFRDSFVNIIELLDDLFQRAADIDEPEDQNFIRKHALNLKAQGVENASARLFSNPTGDFGSLVNDRVVDGNWESGDELGNTWQSRNVFSYGRRDKGQARPEVLNTLLKTSDRIIQEIDSVEYGLTDIQEYYANTGGLKKAAETQSHKKITTSFVESFSKDTTPRNLDDLLRIEYRTKLVNPKWAQAMASQGSGGAFEISQRMTALIGWGATADFQDNWVYDQAADTYALDPEMAEKLRQANPEAFRNIIGRILEAHGRGFWQADQNKLEKLRQLYELADEQLEGVTVE, encoded by the coding sequence ATGAAACGCATCGTCTTGATTGCTGGGTTTGAATCATTCAACACTGAATTGTACAGGAAAGCAGCTTTTTTGGCTAATTCTCGCTGTCCTGAGTTGGATATTCGGGTATTTAGCGATCGCAATATTACCACCACGCCCCAGGAAGTAGCTGCAGCACTCGAAAGTGCTGACGTATTTTTCGGCAGCTTACTATTTGATTATGACCAAGTTTTGTGGCTGCGCGATCGCATCACTCAAATTCCCATCCGTCTCGTATTTGAGTCAGCCCTAGAACTGATGAGTTTAACCAAACTAGGCAACTTTGCTATCGGCGACAAGCCTAAAGGAATGCCCAAACCAGTTAAATTCATTCTAGACAAATTCAGCAACGGACGAGAAGAAGACAAACTCGCTGGCTATATCAGCTTCTTAAAAATCGGCCCGAAACTATTGAAATACATACCAGTGCAAAAAGTGCAAGACTTACGCAACTGGTTAATTATCTATGGTTACTGGAATGCTGGCGGCCCTGAAAACGTCGCCTCATTATTCTGGACATTAGCAGAAAAATACTTAGATTTAAAAGTCGGTGATATTCCCCAACCAATCGAAACCCCCAACATGGGTTTACTTCATCCCGACTACCCAGGATTTTTTGAGTCACCCCGTCAATATCAGCAATGGTATCAAAAAAGAATAGCGACACAAAAAGATGAAAATTCGTCCCATCCTCCAGTAGTCGGAATCTTGCTATATCGCAAACATGTCATCACCAAGCAACCATACATCCCTCAACTGATTAAGCGTTTTGAACAAGCAGGGCTGATTCCCGTACCCATCTTTATCAACGGTGTCGAAGGACACGTAGCCGTGAGAGATTGGATGACAACTGACTACGAAACTCAACAACGGCAACAAGGTAACATTGAAACCCCCTCACTTTCCACTGAAGCCGTCAAAGTTGACGCAATTATCTCCACAATCGGCTTTCCCCTTGTCGGGGGCCCCGCTGGTTCCATGGAAGCAGGACGCCAAGTAGAAGTAGCCAAGCGTATCCTCACTGCCAAAAATGTACCTTACTTCGTCGCCGCCCCACTGCTAATCCAAGATATCCACTCCTGGACACGCCAAGGTATCGGCGGCTTGCAAAGTGTCGTCTTGTATGCATTACCAGAATTAGACGGCGCTATTGATACCGTTCCCCTTGGTGGCTTAGTAGGTGAAAATATTTACATAATTCCCGAACGGGTAGAGCGATTAATTGGTAGAGTCAAAAGCTGGGTAGCTTTACGACAAAAACCGCTATCCCAACGTAAAATCGCCATCATTTTGTATGGTTTTCCTCCCGGTTACGGCGCCGTGGGTACAGCCGCTCTATTAAATGTTCCCCGTAGTCTCCTCAAGTTTCTCCACGCACTACAAGCCCAAGGATACACAGTAGGCGATTTACCTGAAGATGGCGAAGAGTTAATTAGTTGGGTAAAAGTAGCAGACGAATCTTATCCAATCAATGTAGAAACGGAAAATTTCCCATCTCCACACACAAAAAATACTGTTAATACCAAAACTTTAGAAAAATGGCTGGGATATCTCCGCACTTCTCGCATCGAAAAACAATGGAAATCTTTAACTGGGAGCGGAATCAAAACCTACGGTGATGAGTTACAAATTGGTGGTCTGCAATTAGGAAACGTGTGGATAGGTGTGCAACCGCCTCTAGGGATACAAGGCGACCCCATGCGGTTAATGTTTGAACGCGACTTAACTCCTCATCCTCAATATGCTGCTTTCTACAAATGGTTACAAAATGAATTTCAAGCTGATGCTGTAGTTCATTTTGGAATGCATGGAACTGTAGAATGGTTGCCCGGTTCTCCTCTTGGTAACACAGGTTATTCTTGGTCGGATATTTTATTAGGAAATCTACCTAATCTATATATATACGCTGCGAATAATCCTTCTGAATCTATTCTAGCAAAACGTCGTGGTTATGGTGTATTAATTTCCCACAACGTACCACCTTATGGACGTGCAGGTTTATATAAAGAATTGATATCTTTGCGAGATTTAATTTCCGAGTATCGGGAAGATAAAGAAAAAAATTATTTATTGAAAACAGCTATTTGTCAAAAAATTGTGGACACTGGTTTAGAAACAGATTGCCCATTCGATGACGCAAAAAGACTGGGAATCGCTTTTAGTCCTGAGAATATGCAAATGTTTAGCAATCATGCTTTTGATGATTATTTAGTAACATTATTTACTTATTTACAGATATTAGAAAATCGGTTGTTTTCTTCTGGTTTACATACTTTGGGAGAACCACCAAACGAAGAAGAATTAGCTAGCTATTTGACAGCTTATTTTGGGGACAAACAAGCAGACAATAAAGAAGCAAAGCAAATAGCAGATTTGTTGATGCAAACTACCGATGAATTAACCAATTTATTAAGAGGATTGAACGGCGAATTTATCGCACCCACGCCTGGTGGTGATTTGCTGAGAGATGGTTCCGGTGTCTTACCTACAGGAAGAAATATTCATGCTTTAGATCCTTATAGAATGCCTTCACCCGCTGCTTATGAAAGAGGGCGAGAAATCGCTCAAAAAATTATTACTCAGCATTTACAAGAACATGGAAATTATCCAGAAACTGTGGCAGTAATGTTATGGGGACTAGACACAATCAAAACTAAGGGAGAATCACTGGGAATTTTATTAGAGTTAGTAGGGGCTGAACCAATAAAGGAAGGAACTGGAAGAATTGTTCGTTACGAATTGAAATCTCTATCTGACATTGGACATCCTCGAATTGACGTATTAGCAAATCTGTCGGGTATCTTTCGAGATAGTTTTGTTAATATCATCGAATTATTGGATGATTTGTTTCAACGAGCGGCTGATATTGATGAACCAGAAGACCAAAATTTTATTAGAAAACATGCCTTAAATTTAAAAGCTCAAGGTGTAGAAAATGCATCAGCAAGATTGTTTTCTAATCCTACAGGCGATTTTGGTTCTTTGGTGAATGATAGAGTTGTAGATGGTAACTGGGAATCTGGTGATGAGTTAGGTAATACATGGCAAAGTCGCAATGTCTTTAGTTACGGTAGACGAGATAAAGGTCAAGCTAGACCGGAGGTTTTGAATACATTATTAAAAACAAGCGATCGCATTATTCAAGAAATTGATTCTGTAGAATATGGTTTAACAGATATACAGGAATATTACGCCAACACAGGCGGCTTGAAAAAAGCAGCAGAAACACAAAGCCACAAAAAGATAACTACCAGCTTTGTTGAAAGCTTCTCAAAAGACACAACACCGCGTAATTTAGATGATTTATTACGCATAGAATACCGCACAAAATTAGTCAACCCCAAATGGGCACAAGCAATGGCGAGTCAAGGTTCTGGCGGCGCATTTGAAATTTCACAACGCATGACAGCTTTAATTGGTTGGGGCGCAACCGCCGACTTTCAAGATAATTGGGTATACGACCAAGCCGCAGATACTTATGCTTTAGATCCAGAAATGGCAGAAAAGTTACGTCAAGCCAATCCAGAAGCTTTCCGCAATATTATCGGCAGAATCTTAGAAGCGCATGGGCGGGGTTTTTGGCAAGCTGACCAAAATAAGCTAGAAAAATTACGTCAATTATATGAGTTAGCAGATGAGCAATTAGAAGGCGTTACAGTTGAGTAG
- a CDS encoding DUF4079 domain-containing protein: protein MVDVNAVLEPIASWFHFLGLPHVIVHWGHPVMMAIAIFVLGSFVGVAGWRGKLLENQDKDAAVKSRIAHRQLAPWLFVSLAGGYIGGVLAIVMHHQPIFKSPHFYTGSLVLLLLVINVIIALSGFFGNKKVLRATHAYLGTVALLILFYHAALGLKLGLSF from the coding sequence ATGGTGGATGTAAATGCAGTTTTAGAACCGATCGCAAGTTGGTTTCATTTTCTGGGATTGCCTCATGTAATTGTACATTGGGGGCATCCGGTGATGATGGCGATCGCTATTTTTGTGCTAGGTAGTTTTGTAGGAGTGGCGGGTTGGAGGGGAAAATTACTGGAAAATCAAGATAAGGATGCTGCTGTTAAAAGTCGAATCGCTCACCGTCAGTTAGCACCGTGGCTGTTTGTATCTTTAGCAGGCGGATATATAGGCGGGGTGTTGGCTATAGTAATGCATCATCAACCAATCTTTAAAAGTCCCCATTTTTATACTGGTTCACTGGTGCTGTTATTGTTAGTAATTAACGTCATAATTGCTTTGAGTGGATTTTTTGGAAATAAAAAAGTATTACGGGCGACTCATGCTTATTTAGGAACTGTTGCGCTTTTGATTTTGTTTTACCATGCTGCACTGGGTTTAAAGTTGGGTCTATCATTTTGA
- the glyQ gene encoding glycine--tRNA ligase subunit alpha, with protein sequence MNFQSVIAVLHEFWSDRGCLIAQPYDIEKGAGTKNPHTFLRALGPEPWAVAYVEPCRRPTDGRYGENPNRFQHYYQYQVLIKPSPDNIQEIYLDSLRALGIRPEDHDVRFVEDNWEDATVGAWGTGWEVWLDGMEITQFTYFQQCGGIDCRPVSIEITYGLERLTMYLQQVEAITKIQWTDDITYGDVFLQNEIEQSTYNFEASNPELLLTLFNLYEQEATQLTERGLVLPSLDYVIKCSHTFNLLDARGVISVTERTRYITRIRHLARKVAHLYVEQREKLGFPLLREKSS encoded by the coding sequence GTGAATTTTCAGTCGGTAATAGCTGTGTTGCATGAGTTTTGGAGCGATCGCGGTTGCCTAATTGCTCAACCTTATGACATTGAGAAAGGGGCTGGAACTAAGAATCCTCACACATTTCTAAGGGCATTGGGCCCTGAACCCTGGGCTGTGGCTTATGTTGAACCATGCCGACGTCCCACAGATGGTCGTTATGGCGAGAATCCTAACCGTTTCCAACACTATTATCAGTATCAAGTTTTAATTAAGCCTTCGCCAGATAATATCCAAGAGATTTATCTTGATTCCTTAAGGGCTTTAGGTATTCGTCCTGAAGACCATGACGTCCGCTTTGTGGAGGATAACTGGGAGGACGCAACGGTGGGTGCTTGGGGTACTGGCTGGGAAGTATGGCTGGATGGGATGGAAATCACTCAATTTACCTATTTTCAGCAATGTGGAGGTATTGATTGTCGTCCCGTGTCGATTGAGATTACTTATGGGTTAGAGCGGTTAACGATGTACCTCCAGCAGGTGGAAGCAATTACAAAAATCCAGTGGACAGACGACATTACCTATGGTGACGTGTTCCTACAAAATGAAATTGAGCAGAGTACTTATAACTTTGAAGCGTCAAATCCTGAGTTGTTGCTGACACTGTTTAATTTATATGAACAGGAAGCTACACAGTTAACGGAGCGAGGGTTGGTTTTACCCAGCTTGGACTACGTAATTAAGTGTTCGCATACTTTCAATTTGCTGGATGCGCGGGGTGTAATCTCAGTCACAGAACGTACTCGGTATATTACTAGGATTCGGCATTTAGCGCGGAAGGTGGCTCATTTATATGTTGAACAAAGGGAGAAGTTAGGTTTTCCCTTGTTAAGGGAGAAATCTAGTTGA